One Alicyclobacillus acidoterrestris DNA window includes the following coding sequences:
- a CDS encoding spore coat protein, whose protein sequence is MNLLAHEMAELNELLMSCTNSIQSMALFINQAQNPQLREMITRHYAVHVQDYNMKVEFAKQRFGSTDQLNVPELQQMMPQTTNLQNRGQAPHNPLSAQQPAPVQPEIQLSQLDDRAIATSYLLTLKRAGREYAWATFETSTPQLRSFLEDAFRMCSHQAFEVWQWMVQQGWYPAVMAPQQAVQTLASSYREVPYHQPADAYQEGGKPYINRYQ, encoded by the coding sequence ATGAATCTGCTTGCGCATGAAATGGCGGAATTAAATGAACTCTTGATGAGCTGCACCAACTCGATTCAATCCATGGCACTGTTTATCAATCAGGCGCAAAACCCACAGTTGCGTGAGATGATTACCCGGCACTATGCCGTTCACGTACAGGATTACAATATGAAAGTAGAATTCGCAAAACAGCGTTTTGGCTCAACGGATCAGTTGAACGTACCTGAATTGCAGCAAATGATGCCGCAGACGACAAACCTCCAGAACCGTGGACAGGCACCTCACAATCCATTGTCGGCGCAACAGCCAGCGCCTGTCCAGCCGGAAATCCAATTAAGTCAATTAGATGACAGGGCCATCGCCACGTCCTATCTGTTGACACTAAAACGAGCAGGGCGCGAGTACGCATGGGCGACGTTTGAAACCTCCACGCCACAATTGCGCTCGTTCCTTGAAGACGCGTTTCGGATGTGTTCACACCAAGCATTTGAAGTGTGGCAGTGGATGGTACAACAAGGATGGTATCCCGCGGTCATGGCGCCGCAGCAAGCTGTACAAACGTTGGCTTCATCGTACAGGGAAGTGCCATATCACCAACCAGCGGACGCTTATCAGGAAGGCGGCAAGCCGTATATTAATAGATACCAATAA
- a CDS encoding spore coat protein — MPGQYAAHEMLAMSEALMTKSAHIQMLNMFAQLATDTRLKSIAQKQAQAGINHYNLGVQLIQGQEQVPTMAVQYRMDTFGEPKLGLSQMGQAGQQPGNVTAPATAASPVTDKAIATTMLNLQKFGCISWMTFGLECANPKFREYLVDGANLCDKLAYEVWSYMNHQGYYQVPEMPMNAVQQFMQNYQLTPGANQMGLQ; from the coding sequence ATGCCTGGTCAATATGCGGCACACGAAATGCTCGCCATGAGTGAGGCACTGATGACGAAGTCGGCACATATTCAAATGCTGAACATGTTCGCCCAACTTGCTACGGATACGCGGTTAAAAAGCATCGCGCAGAAGCAGGCGCAGGCCGGTATCAATCATTACAATCTCGGTGTCCAATTGATTCAGGGCCAAGAGCAAGTGCCGACCATGGCAGTGCAATACCGCATGGACACGTTTGGTGAACCAAAACTAGGCCTTTCGCAAATGGGGCAAGCCGGGCAACAGCCGGGGAATGTCACGGCGCCAGCCACGGCTGCAAGCCCCGTGACCGACAAGGCAATAGCCACGACGATGTTAAACCTTCAGAAATTTGGCTGCATTAGCTGGATGACATTCGGTTTGGAGTGTGCGAACCCAAAATTTCGCGAGTATCTCGTGGATGGCGCAAACCTTTGTGACAAACTGGCCTATGAAGTGTGGTCATACATGAACCACCAGGGATATTACCAGGTACCTGAAATGCCGATGAATGCCGTGCAGCAATTCATGCAAAATTACCAGTTGACACCGGGTGCGAATCAAATGGGACTTCAATAA